In a genomic window of Akkermansia massiliensis:
- a CDS encoding bifunctional helix-turn-helix transcriptional regulator/GNAT family N-acetyltransferase, with protein MDFFNRTGKMAIGSRLRMLTDKITNDAALIFRMYGVDIRPKWFPVFFVLSEGEAKTITSIAREIGHSHPSVSNIVKEMGARGLVKEKKDKTDGRRNLVMLSAKGKKMSDIMAEQYPDVEAAVEQISRQTRNDLWRAIEEWEGLLAEKTLLERVKEAKKEREGRDVSIIPYDPRYRAAFKALNEEWITAHWQMEEPDHHALDHPQEHILDKGGHIFVALYREEPVGVCALCRKNDPVHQYELAKLAVSPSAQGKGIGMLLCRTVIAKAKELGCKKIFLESNTLLRPAIQLYRKAGFREVEIYRPSYERVDIQMELALQ; from the coding sequence ATGGATTTCTTCAACCGGACAGGAAAAATGGCCATTGGAAGCAGACTGCGGATGCTGACGGATAAAATAACGAATGACGCCGCCCTGATCTTCCGCATGTACGGCGTGGACATCCGCCCCAAATGGTTTCCCGTGTTCTTTGTCCTGTCAGAGGGGGAAGCCAAGACCATCACCTCCATTGCCAGGGAAATAGGGCATTCACACCCGTCCGTCAGCAACATTGTCAAGGAAATGGGCGCCAGGGGGCTGGTGAAAGAAAAGAAGGACAAAACGGACGGACGGAGAAACCTCGTCATGCTGTCCGCCAAGGGAAAGAAAATGTCCGATATCATGGCGGAACAATATCCCGACGTGGAAGCCGCCGTGGAACAAATTTCCCGCCAAACCCGGAACGACCTGTGGCGCGCCATTGAAGAATGGGAAGGGCTGCTGGCGGAAAAAACGCTGCTGGAACGGGTGAAGGAAGCAAAAAAGGAACGGGAAGGCAGGGATGTCTCCATCATTCCCTACGATCCCCGCTACCGGGCCGCTTTCAAGGCGCTCAATGAAGAATGGATTACGGCGCACTGGCAGATGGAAGAACCGGACCATCACGCGCTGGACCACCCGCAGGAGCACATTCTGGACAAGGGCGGCCACATCTTTGTGGCGCTTTACAGGGAAGAGCCTGTCGGCGTATGCGCCCTGTGCAGGAAGAACGATCCCGTTCATCAGTACGAACTGGCCAAACTTGCCGTCAGCCCCAGCGCGCAGGGCAAAGGCATCGGCATGCTGTTGTGCCGGACCGTCATCGCCAAGGCGAAAGAACTGGGCTGCAAAAAAATCTTTCTGGAAAGCAATACCCTGCTCCGCCCGGCCATCCAGCTATACAGGAAGGCGGGATTCAGGGAAGTGGAGATTTACCGCCCGTCCTATGAAAGGGTGGATATCCAGATGGAACTGGCGCTCCAGTAA
- a CDS encoding DNA-3-methyladenine glycosylase 2 family protein, which produces MKGNEKAWYAAFKSKDARFDGHFFVGVASTGIYCRPICRAKLPRAGNCTYYATAAEAERAGFRPCLQCRPELAPGTAPVDAAASLARRAAGFLEENCGDMESLEELAAHLGCTGRHLRRAFAAEFNVSPIQYLQTLRLLLAKNLLTSTRLSVLDVAMSAGFGSLRRFNELFKKEYRLSPAALRKLGKGGKEEEGSGITLTLPYRPPYRWERLLEFLALRAIPGVEAVRGGEYGRTVRLATRRGKDVYGWIRVGHCPVKNALIVVIARSLLPALSQVLARVRHLFDLYCDPAAVDETLASMNGLSPGLYVPGTRLPGCFDPYELAVRTALGRQISMKAANALAGRLARSHGEPVRTGMEGLTHAFPAPGKILSLSGPGSAGWDIPGMTASRGRAVVELARAFEEGSIDFSFRADPEAEMKKLAGLPGIGICTAQYIAMRAFGWTDAFPSTDPGIREALSPRTQKEILALAEGWRPWRGYAAVNLWNSLKQH; this is translated from the coding sequence ATGAAAGGAAATGAAAAGGCCTGGTATGCCGCGTTTAAATCCAAGGATGCCCGTTTTGACGGCCATTTCTTCGTGGGGGTGGCGTCTACGGGCATTTACTGCCGCCCCATATGCCGCGCAAAGCTGCCCAGGGCCGGGAATTGCACCTATTACGCCACAGCGGCTGAAGCGGAACGGGCCGGATTCCGGCCTTGCCTGCAATGCCGCCCGGAGCTGGCGCCCGGAACCGCTCCGGTGGACGCCGCCGCTTCCCTGGCGCGCCGTGCGGCCGGTTTCCTGGAGGAGAATTGCGGAGACATGGAAAGCCTGGAAGAGCTTGCCGCCCACCTTGGCTGCACCGGGCGACATTTGCGCCGGGCTTTTGCCGCGGAGTTCAATGTTTCCCCCATCCAGTATTTGCAGACTCTCCGGCTGCTGCTGGCGAAGAATCTCCTGACAAGCACGAGGCTTTCTGTTCTTGACGTTGCCATGAGCGCGGGGTTCGGCAGTTTGCGGCGCTTCAATGAATTGTTCAAAAAGGAATACAGGCTTTCCCCGGCGGCATTGCGGAAGCTGGGGAAGGGGGGAAAAGAGGAGGAGGGTTCCGGAATAACGCTGACGCTGCCTTACCGCCCTCCCTACCGGTGGGAGAGGCTGCTTGAGTTCCTCGCGCTGCGGGCCATTCCCGGCGTGGAGGCCGTACGCGGCGGGGAGTATGGCCGCACCGTGCGTCTTGCAACCAGAAGGGGGAAAGATGTCTATGGCTGGATACGGGTGGGCCATTGCCCCGTGAAAAATGCGCTGATCGTGGTGATCGCGAGGTCTCTGCTTCCCGCCTTGTCCCAGGTTCTTGCAAGGGTACGCCATTTGTTTGACTTGTACTGTGACCCGGCCGCGGTGGATGAAACGCTGGCTTCCATGAACGGCCTGTCTCCGGGACTGTATGTTCCGGGAACCCGTCTGCCCGGCTGTTTTGACCCTTACGAGCTGGCGGTGCGGACAGCGCTGGGACGGCAAATTTCCATGAAAGCCGCGAATGCTCTGGCGGGGAGGCTGGCGCGGAGCCATGGCGAGCCCGTGCGGACGGGGATGGAGGGGCTGACCCATGCGTTTCCTGCGCCGGGGAAGATTCTTTCCCTGAGCGGCCCGGGAAGCGCCGGATGGGACATTCCCGGAATGACCGCATCCAGGGGCAGGGCGGTTGTCGAGCTGGCGCGCGCGTTTGAAGAAGGGAGCATTGATTTCAGTTTCCGGGCCGATCCTGAGGCTGAAATGAAAAAGCTGGCGGGGCTCCCCGGCATCGGAATATGCACGGCGCAGTATATCGCCATGCGGGCCTTTGGATGGACGGATGCCTTTCCTTCAACCGATCCCGGCATTAGAGAGGCGCTCTCCCCGCGCACGCAAAAGGAAATTCTTGCTCTGGCGGAAGGCTGGAGGCCGTGGCGCGGCTATGCTGCCGTCAATTTATGGAATTCACTGAAACAACACTGA
- a CDS encoding methylated-DNA--[protein]-cysteine S-methyltransferase yields the protein MYYSTHYSSPLGPLTLASDGEHLAGLWLEGQKYFGDTVSGDMEERDGLPVFAAARDWLDRYFAGGRPPVAELPLAPVGGEFRQAVWKILCDIPYGEVTTYGEIARKMAARGNRRSMSAQAVGGAVGHNPISIIIPCHRVVGAGGSLTGYAGGIAAKIRLLKLEGVDMSRLFMPKKGTAL from the coding sequence ATGTATTACTCAACACACTATTCGTCACCCCTTGGTCCGCTCACACTGGCGAGCGATGGGGAACATCTCGCGGGCTTGTGGCTGGAGGGCCAGAAGTATTTTGGAGATACCGTCAGCGGGGACATGGAGGAAAGGGACGGCCTGCCGGTATTTGCCGCGGCAAGAGACTGGCTGGACAGGTATTTTGCGGGCGGCAGGCCTCCGGTAGCCGAATTGCCGCTGGCCCCCGTGGGGGGAGAGTTCCGCCAGGCCGTATGGAAGATTCTCTGCGACATTCCCTACGGAGAGGTTACCACTTACGGAGAGATTGCCCGGAAGATGGCCGCGCGCGGGAATAGAAGGAGCATGTCTGCTCAGGCAGTAGGAGGAGCGGTGGGGCATAACCCCATTTCCATCATTATCCCGTGCCACCGGGTGGTGGGCGCAGGCGGGAGCCTGACGGGCTATGCCGGCGGAATTGCCGCGAAAATCAGGCTTCTGAAGCTTGAGGGAGTGGACATGTCCCGCCTTTTTATGCCGAAAAAGGGCACCGCCCTTTAA
- a CDS encoding ABC transporter permease, with amino-acid sequence MDFFVRIASLVKKELLAVLRDKKSRMALIIPPVIQICIFGYAATMNVTRVPYVVLDKDGGETAAQYIADLEGTGIFRRQAAAATEKDIDRMIDNREIVVGLTIPPDFSRNLQTGRPASLQLIADGRNANTAAIALGYAQQIASGFGADLTARNGGASPVEIEARSWFNPNLITRWFIVPGLIAVLALINSILSGALSIAREREEGTFDQLLVAPYNPGEILLGKGIATVITGSMQAVFVVLVAMFWFRIPFQGSIWLLAAAILLFIITAAAIGLCISSFAQSLQQAIVGTFLLLVPMVMLSGFATPISSMPDIFQDLTLLNPMRYGLELIQRIFLEGAGFLDLWPLFAAIMTVTVVAVLAAIFSFHHKIS; translated from the coding sequence ATGGACTTCTTCGTCAGAATAGCCTCCCTCGTCAAAAAGGAACTGCTGGCCGTGCTCAGGGACAAAAAAAGCCGCATGGCCCTGATCATCCCGCCCGTCATCCAGATATGCATCTTCGGATACGCGGCCACCATGAACGTCACGCGCGTGCCTTATGTCGTGCTGGACAAGGACGGCGGGGAAACGGCCGCCCAGTACATCGCGGACCTGGAGGGAACCGGCATCTTCCGGCGGCAGGCCGCGGCAGCCACGGAAAAGGACATCGACCGCATGATCGACAACCGGGAAATCGTCGTAGGGCTCACCATTCCTCCGGACTTCTCCCGCAACCTCCAGACGGGCCGCCCCGCCTCCCTCCAGCTCATTGCGGACGGGCGCAACGCAAACACGGCAGCCATCGCCCTGGGCTACGCCCAGCAAATCGCCTCCGGCTTCGGCGCGGACCTGACCGCCAGAAACGGCGGCGCCTCCCCGGTGGAAATAGAAGCCCGCTCCTGGTTCAACCCCAACCTCATCACGCGCTGGTTCATCGTGCCCGGCCTCATTGCCGTCCTGGCCCTGATCAACTCCATCCTCTCCGGGGCGCTCTCCATCGCCCGGGAACGGGAGGAAGGCACCTTCGACCAGCTCCTGGTGGCCCCGTACAACCCGGGGGAAATCCTGCTGGGCAAAGGCATCGCCACGGTCATCACCGGCTCCATGCAGGCCGTCTTTGTGGTGCTGGTGGCCATGTTCTGGTTCCGCATCCCCTTCCAGGGCTCCATCTGGCTGCTTGCCGCGGCCATTCTGCTCTTCATCATCACCGCGGCGGCCATCGGGCTGTGCATCTCCTCCTTCGCCCAATCCCTCCAGCAGGCCATTGTGGGAACCTTCCTGCTGCTGGTTCCCATGGTCATGCTCTCCGGCTTCGCCACCCCCATCTCCAGCATGCCGGACATCTTCCAGGACCTTACCCTGCTCAACCCCATGAGGTATGGGCTGGAACTCATCCAGCGCATCTTCCTGGAAGGGGCCGGATTCCTGGACCTCTGGCCCCTCTTTGCGGCCATCATGACTGTTACGGTGGTGGCCGTTCTGGCAGCCATCTTCTCCTTCCACCATAAAATCTCCTGA
- a CDS encoding ABC transporter permease, with amino-acid sequence MKASLKRIGALIVKELHQVVRDPGNIGIAVILPAVLLLLFGYGMSMDIKNVRIAYLAVPASSESTNLETRLTLSRYFQTTRVFSSREAEEKLRTHQADAFIALQSNAPDTLNGGVTKVQIVVNGVNANQATLIRNYLQAVVGSWAASLSGGAAPVLDVQTRTRFNEANDSHYYLVPGVIVTIMTMIGALLTSLVMAREYERGTLESLFVTPVGSGEILTAKAATNFLLGMVSLAISMIFAAFVFDIPIRGSLTLLLAVSALFLIVALGLGLVISTATKNQFLACQFAIMGTFMPALMLSGFLYDILNMPPAVRALTYMIPARYYVTLLQTLFLAGDIPSVIIPCCITLGVFAVVLMGIARLKAPKSLE; translated from the coding sequence ATGAAGGCCTCCCTCAAACGCATCGGCGCCCTCATCGTCAAGGAACTCCACCAGGTGGTGAGGGACCCCGGCAACATCGGCATCGCCGTCATTCTCCCCGCCGTGCTCCTGCTCCTCTTCGGCTACGGCATGAGCATGGACATCAAAAACGTGCGCATCGCGTACCTGGCCGTTCCGGCCTCCAGCGAATCCACCAACCTGGAAACGCGCCTCACCCTCTCCAGGTACTTCCAGACCACCCGCGTCTTCTCCTCCCGCGAGGCGGAGGAAAAGCTGCGCACCCATCAGGCGGACGCCTTCATTGCCCTGCAAAGCAACGCGCCGGACACGCTCAACGGCGGCGTTACGAAAGTCCAGATCGTGGTCAACGGAGTCAACGCCAACCAGGCTACCCTCATACGCAACTACCTCCAGGCCGTCGTCGGTTCCTGGGCGGCCTCCCTGAGCGGCGGGGCCGCCCCCGTGCTGGACGTGCAGACGCGCACCCGCTTCAATGAAGCCAACGACAGCCACTACTACCTGGTTCCCGGCGTCATCGTCACCATCATGACCATGATCGGGGCGCTCCTCACCTCCCTGGTCATGGCGCGGGAATATGAACGGGGCACGCTGGAAAGCCTCTTTGTCACCCCCGTGGGCAGCGGGGAAATCCTCACCGCCAAGGCGGCCACCAACTTCCTGCTGGGCATGGTCAGCCTGGCCATCTCCATGATCTTCGCCGCCTTCGTCTTTGACATCCCCATCCGCGGCTCCCTCACCCTGCTGCTGGCGGTCTCCGCCCTGTTCCTGATCGTGGCCCTGGGGCTGGGACTCGTCATCTCCACCGCCACGAAAAACCAGTTCCTGGCCTGCCAGTTCGCCATCATGGGCACCTTCATGCCGGCCCTCATGCTCTCCGGCTTCCTGTACGACATCCTGAACATGCCGCCCGCCGTGCGCGCCCTTACCTACATGATCCCGGCGCGCTACTACGTCACCCTGCTCCAGACCCTCTTCCTGGCAGGGGACATCCCCTCCGTCATCATCCCGTGCTGCATCACGCTGGGCGTCTTTGCCGTCGTCCTCATGGGCATCGCCCGGCTGAAAGCCCCCAAATCCCTCGAATAA
- a CDS encoding ATP-binding cassette domain-containing protein produces MTTDSQPLIDCRNVRKMFPDPAGVPFPAVDGVSFRLSAGEIVGLLGPDGAGKTTLIRLITGLMKPHEGSISVLNLDSVKKARAIQASIGYMPQKFGLYEDLTVKENMELYARMHGVSGQDREKRFRSLLSMTSLERFTTRLAGKLSGGMKQKLGLCCSLVSSPPLILLDEPTVGVDPLSRRELWNILGQFSHEEGVGVLVSTSYMDESAYCNRTLIMYKGGLLMDAPPADVIARAEGMCITVRTPEGIHARQFQSRLAALPGIINATPQGGTVRIILPQDHPTRRKLEEYHPQPGQPDFSDGFMTLLAGQADLTPQDIPVPAETPPPGQGTSGETIIRVTDLVRKFGNFTAVNHVSFSVSRGQVFGLLGPNGAGKSTTFRMLCGLLPATGGTLNVAGADLRTAAARARRKVGYVAQKFSMYGMLTTRQNLEFFAGAYGMAGKERRDAIRSMEEEFHLTPYMNAPAAHLPGGYKQRLSMACGLLHSPDILFLDEPTSGADPLARRDFWLRINSLAEKGVTIIITTHFLGEAEFCDNMLIMMDGTTLAEGSPDEIRQYAPPREDGAPASLEDAFLTITEEHMRKGGEES; encoded by the coding sequence ATGACTACGGACTCCCAGCCCCTGATTGACTGCCGGAACGTCCGCAAAATGTTTCCGGACCCGGCGGGCGTTCCCTTTCCCGCGGTGGACGGCGTCTCCTTCCGCCTCTCCGCCGGCGAAATCGTGGGACTGCTGGGGCCGGACGGTGCGGGAAAAACCACGCTCATCCGCCTCATCACGGGGCTGATGAAACCGCATGAAGGCTCCATTTCCGTACTGAACTTGGACTCCGTTAAAAAGGCGCGGGCCATTCAGGCCTCCATCGGGTACATGCCTCAGAAATTCGGCCTTTACGAGGACCTTACCGTAAAGGAAAACATGGAGCTTTACGCCCGCATGCACGGCGTCTCCGGCCAGGACCGGGAAAAACGCTTCCGCAGCCTGCTCTCCATGACCAGCCTGGAACGCTTCACCACGCGCCTGGCGGGCAAGCTCTCCGGCGGCATGAAGCAGAAACTGGGGCTGTGCTGTTCCCTGGTCTCCTCCCCTCCCCTGATTCTGCTGGATGAACCCACCGTGGGGGTGGACCCGCTCTCCCGCCGGGAACTGTGGAACATCCTGGGGCAGTTCTCCCATGAGGAAGGCGTGGGCGTGCTGGTCAGCACCTCCTACATGGATGAATCCGCCTACTGCAACCGCACCCTCATCATGTACAAGGGGGGCCTGCTGATGGATGCCCCGCCCGCGGACGTCATCGCCCGCGCGGAAGGCATGTGCATCACCGTGCGCACGCCGGAAGGCATCCATGCGCGCCAGTTCCAGAGCAGGCTGGCCGCCCTGCCCGGAATTATCAACGCCACTCCCCAGGGAGGCACCGTGCGCATCATCCTGCCGCAGGACCACCCCACACGGCGGAAACTGGAGGAATACCACCCGCAGCCGGGACAGCCGGACTTTTCAGACGGCTTCATGACCCTGCTGGCCGGACAGGCGGACCTCACCCCGCAGGACATCCCCGTTCCCGCGGAAACTCCCCCTCCCGGCCAGGGAACAAGCGGGGAAACCATCATCCGGGTAACGGACCTGGTACGCAAATTCGGCAACTTTACCGCCGTCAACCACGTCAGCTTCTCCGTCAGCCGGGGGCAGGTCTTCGGCCTGCTGGGGCCGAACGGGGCCGGAAAAAGCACTACGTTCCGCATGCTTTGCGGCCTTCTTCCGGCAACCGGAGGCACCCTTAACGTGGCCGGAGCGGACCTGAGAACCGCCGCCGCAAGGGCGCGCAGAAAAGTGGGGTACGTGGCCCAGAAATTCTCCATGTACGGCATGCTCACCACGCGGCAGAACCTGGAATTCTTTGCCGGGGCCTACGGCATGGCCGGAAAGGAACGGCGGGACGCCATCCGTTCCATGGAAGAGGAATTCCACCTCACCCCGTACATGAACGCCCCCGCCGCGCACCTGCCCGGCGGCTACAAGCAGCGCCTGAGCATGGCGTGCGGACTGCTCCATTCCCCGGACATCCTCTTCCTGGACGAACCCACCTCCGGCGCGGACCCCCTGGCCCGGCGCGACTTCTGGCTGCGCATCAACTCCCTGGCGGAAAAAGGCGTCACCATCATCATCACCACCCACTTTCTGGGAGAAGCGGAATTCTGCGACAACATGCTCATCATGATGGACGGAACCACACTGGCGGAAGGCTCTCCGGATGAAATACGCCAATATGCCCCGCCCCGCGAAGACGGCGCCCCGGCCTCCCTGGAAGACGCCTTCCTGACCATCACGGAAGAACACATGCGGAAGGGAGGGGAAGAATCATGA
- a CDS encoding efflux RND transporter periplasmic adaptor subunit: MKKLVILLILLCAAGAAAWFIYREAPSGPEDKAVLYGNVDLRQVDLAFLISERIDSVLVDEGDTVVPGQKLATLETVRLQQAVDEARQTTEAARQNYLRVKNGPRAEEIAQARSNVQAAEATLNNAAVRSKRLVALADTKSISRQEADDAVASQQVAAANLDVARKQLELLLAGSRVEDIAQSLAQYNQAKANLVIREQNLKDAVLYAPGNAVVRNRILEKGDMASPQKPVYNLSLNHTKWVRAYLTESQLGKVKPGFSATVHNDSFPDTDFKGTVGFISSVAEFTPKNVETPDLRTALVYEVRIIVDDPDNRLRLGAPATVTIPLDQNAGTQPPEQPRP; encoded by the coding sequence ATGAAAAAGCTGGTGATCCTCCTGATTCTTCTTTGCGCGGCAGGAGCGGCAGCCTGGTTCATTTACCGGGAGGCTCCGTCCGGGCCTGAGGATAAAGCCGTCCTTTACGGCAACGTGGACCTGCGCCAGGTGGACCTGGCCTTCCTGATCTCCGAGCGGATTGACTCCGTGCTGGTGGACGAGGGGGACACCGTGGTCCCCGGGCAGAAACTCGCCACGCTGGAAACGGTGCGCCTGCAGCAGGCCGTGGATGAAGCGCGGCAGACAACGGAGGCCGCGCGGCAGAACTACCTCCGCGTTAAAAACGGCCCGCGCGCGGAGGAGATAGCCCAGGCACGGTCAAACGTGCAGGCGGCGGAAGCCACGCTGAACAACGCCGCAGTGCGCAGCAAGAGGCTGGTGGCGCTGGCCGACACCAAATCCATCTCCCGCCAGGAGGCGGACGACGCCGTAGCCTCCCAGCAAGTGGCGGCGGCCAATCTGGACGTAGCCAGAAAACAGCTGGAACTGCTGCTGGCGGGCTCCCGCGTGGAAGACATTGCCCAGTCCCTGGCCCAGTACAACCAGGCGAAGGCCAATCTGGTCATCAGGGAACAGAACCTGAAGGATGCCGTGCTTTACGCGCCGGGCAACGCCGTGGTGCGCAACCGGATTCTGGAAAAGGGGGACATGGCCTCCCCGCAGAAACCTGTTTATAACCTCTCCCTGAACCACACCAAATGGGTGCGGGCCTATCTGACCGAATCCCAGCTGGGAAAGGTGAAGCCCGGCTTCTCCGCCACCGTGCACAACGACAGCTTCCCGGATACGGACTTCAAGGGAACGGTAGGCTTCATCTCCTCCGTGGCGGAATTCACGCCCAAGAATGTGGAAACGCCGGACCTCCGGACTGCCCTGGTCTATGAAGTGCGCATCATCGTGGACGACCCGGACAACCGGCTGCGGCTGGGCGCTCCCGCCACAGTCACCATCCCCCTGGACCAGAATGCCGGAACGCAGCCTCCGGAACAGCCCAGGCCATGA
- the alaS gene encoding alanine--tRNA ligase: MMTATEIRQSFLDFFREKQHTVVPSASLMPQSPGLLFTNAGMNQFVPYFLGVWTPPWTPARATDTQKCIRAGGKHNDLEDVGYDSYHHTFFEMLGNWSFGDYFKKEAIRWAWELVVERWGFPAERLYATVYAPDKSKGDPGEFDQEAWDYWAELFRSRGLDPDVQIVHGNVKDNFWMMGETGPCGPCSELHVDLTPEGDTKGSLVNKDSDQCIEIWNLVFIQYNAESDGSMRNLPACHVDTGMGFERACSIMQCTDGFKDFSRKPSNYATDVFRPLFDRLEVLSGRKYADVYPAPGSKKVGAQDDSLQEAIAFRVIADHLRTLSFSIADGILPGNNGRNYVLRRILRRAVRYGRRLGFTQPFLAELVDTLVESFGQVFPELAARASTVKEVLNREEASFNETLDRGLELFDAETASAGKVSGEFAFKLYDTYGFPIDLTALLAEERGLEIDMDGFNRLMDEQRERARAARKSEVVRALDLKTDAVTEFTGYDVDECAATVLEVSRQGDSLFIITDKTPFYAEMGGQVSDAGLIEIGGDSYHVMAVQQIGNARAHVVEAREGLDVKPGDRVHLSIDAERRRRVEAHHTATHLLHCALHQVVSPDAAQQGSFVSEDRLRFDFNSGAVTPDQLRRIEEKVNGWIEEALPVHCTERAYADVKGNSAIAQFFGDKYGDVVRVVQVGGCRNELDGVSMEFCGGTHIANTKDIGLFKIKSEGAIASGVRRIEAMTGDAALEMIRQHVVARSLEIARAVEKIKEVNYELADMGLEQVPVPTIEDKPGLSALGASDIRTVNDSLARFDASVEHFKQTALDAEKKLKKARAGQSAARADALLNEWLSDDPASLIQVAEGAGELLQELLNGLKKRQYAGAAFLLCVDSSSLLLGAYCGKDAIADGLSAGDMIREVSALAGGKGGGRPDQARGSAPQDADPQALAAAARNIING; encoded by the coding sequence ATGATGACCGCCACCGAGATACGCCAAAGCTTCCTGGACTTTTTCCGCGAGAAACAGCACACGGTCGTGCCCTCTGCTTCTTTGATGCCCCAGAGCCCGGGATTGTTGTTCACTAATGCCGGCATGAACCAGTTTGTTCCGTATTTCCTGGGGGTATGGACTCCGCCGTGGACGCCCGCCCGCGCCACGGACACCCAGAAGTGCATCCGCGCCGGCGGCAAGCACAACGACCTGGAGGATGTGGGTTATGATTCCTACCACCATACGTTTTTTGAAATGCTGGGGAACTGGTCCTTCGGGGATTATTTCAAGAAGGAAGCCATCCGGTGGGCCTGGGAGCTGGTGGTGGAACGGTGGGGGTTCCCGGCGGAACGGCTGTACGCCACCGTATACGCGCCGGACAAGAGCAAGGGCGATCCCGGAGAGTTTGACCAGGAGGCCTGGGATTACTGGGCGGAGCTGTTCCGTTCCCGCGGGCTGGACCCGGACGTGCAGATCGTGCACGGGAACGTGAAGGATAATTTCTGGATGATGGGTGAAACCGGCCCCTGCGGCCCCTGTTCCGAGCTGCACGTGGACCTGACCCCGGAGGGGGATACGAAGGGCAGCCTGGTGAACAAGGATTCCGACCAGTGCATAGAAATCTGGAACCTGGTGTTCATCCAGTATAATGCGGAGAGCGACGGCTCCATGCGCAATCTTCCGGCGTGCCACGTGGATACGGGCATGGGCTTTGAACGCGCGTGCTCCATCATGCAGTGCACGGACGGGTTCAAGGATTTTTCCCGCAAGCCGTCCAATTACGCCACGGACGTGTTCCGCCCCCTGTTTGACCGCCTGGAGGTGCTGAGCGGACGGAAGTATGCGGACGTGTATCCGGCGCCCGGGTCCAAGAAGGTAGGCGCGCAGGATGATTCTCTTCAGGAGGCGATTGCCTTCCGCGTGATTGCGGACCATCTGCGCACGCTCAGTTTTTCCATTGCGGACGGTATTCTGCCGGGCAACAACGGCCGTAATTATGTGCTGCGCCGCATTCTGCGCCGTGCCGTGCGCTATGGCCGCCGCCTGGGCTTCACCCAGCCGTTCCTGGCGGAGCTGGTGGATACGCTCGTGGAGTCTTTCGGACAGGTGTTCCCCGAGCTGGCCGCCCGCGCCTCCACCGTGAAGGAGGTGCTGAACCGTGAAGAGGCCAGCTTTAATGAAACGCTGGATCGCGGCCTGGAATTGTTTGACGCGGAAACGGCTTCCGCCGGAAAGGTGAGCGGGGAGTTTGCCTTCAAGCTGTATGATACGTACGGTTTTCCGATTGACCTGACGGCCCTGCTTGCGGAGGAACGCGGGCTGGAAATTGACATGGACGGGTTCAACAGGCTGATGGACGAGCAGCGGGAACGCGCCCGCGCCGCCCGCAAGAGCGAGGTGGTGCGTGCCCTGGATTTGAAGACGGACGCCGTGACGGAGTTCACGGGGTACGATGTGGACGAATGCGCCGCCACGGTGCTGGAAGTAAGCCGCCAGGGGGATTCCCTGTTCATTATTACGGACAAGACCCCGTTTTACGCGGAGATGGGGGGCCAGGTTTCCGATGCCGGGTTGATTGAAATAGGGGGGGACAGCTACCATGTGATGGCCGTCCAGCAGATCGGGAATGCCCGCGCCCATGTGGTGGAAGCCCGCGAAGGGCTGGACGTGAAGCCGGGGGACCGCGTGCATCTGAGCATTGATGCGGAACGCCGCCGCCGTGTGGAGGCGCACCATACCGCCACCCACCTTCTTCACTGCGCCTTGCACCAGGTGGTCAGCCCGGATGCGGCCCAGCAGGGTTCCTTTGTATCGGAAGACCGCCTGCGCTTTGACTTTAACAGCGGCGCCGTCACGCCGGACCAGCTCCGCCGGATTGAGGAGAAGGTAAACGGCTGGATTGAGGAGGCCCTGCCGGTGCACTGCACGGAACGCGCCTATGCGGACGTGAAGGGAAATTCCGCGATTGCCCAGTTTTTCGGCGACAAGTACGGGGACGTGGTGCGCGTGGTCCAGGTGGGCGGCTGCCGGAATGAACTGGACGGCGTTTCCATGGAGTTCTGCGGCGGCACGCACATTGCCAATACAAAGGATATAGGCCTGTTCAAGATCAAGAGCGAGGGGGCCATCGCCTCCGGCGTGCGCCGCATTGAGGCCATGACGGGAGACGCCGCCCTGGAGATGATCCGTCAGCACGTCGTTGCCAGGAGCCTGGAAATCGCCAGGGCGGTGGAAAAGATCAAGGAAGTCAATTATGAGCTGGCGGACATGGGGCTGGAACAGGTTCCGGTTCCCACGATTGAAGACAAGCCGGGGCTGTCCGCCCTGGGCGCTTCCGACATCCGGACGGTGAATGATTCCCTGGCGCGTTTTGACGCTTCCGTGGAGCATTTCAAGCAGACGGCCCTGGATGCGGAAAAGAAGCTTAAGAAGGCCCGCGCCGGGCAGTCCGCCGCCAGGGCTGACGCCCTGCTGAATGAATGGCTTTCCGATGACCCCGCCTCCCTGATCCAGGTGGCGGAGGGTGCCGGGGAATTGCTCCAGGAATTGCTGAACGGGTTGAAAAAGCGCCAGTATGCGGGCGCCGCCTTCCTGCTGTGCGTGGACAGTTCTTCCTTGCTCCTGGGCGCTTATTGTGGCAAAGATGCCATTGCGGACGGATTGTCCGCCGGGGATATGATCCGCGAGGTTTCCGCTCTTGCCGGAGGCAAGGGGGGCGGTCGGCCGGACCAGGCCCGCGGTTCCGCCCCGCAGGATGCCGATCCCCAGGCGCTGGCCGCGGCGGCACGCAACATCATTAACGGGTAA